The nucleotide sequence CCGCCATTCGGCCAGCGGGATCCGGTCGTCCCCGGTCAGGACCTGCAGGCAGACGTGATCCGCGCCCGCGTCCAGGTGCGCCTGGACGCGCGCGGAGATCGCGTCCTCGCCGACGGCGACCAGCGCGTCCACGAGACGGTCGGAGTCGTAGTCCTCCTCGGTGAACCCGAACCGCCGCAGATTCGCCCGATGGTGGGCGGCAAGGTCCAGGTACGTCGACACGTGCCGCCGCGCGATCTCCCGGTCCGTTCCGAGGACGACGGCCTGCTCGACGGCGAGGAAGGCCGAAGGTCCCATGGCCTCCCGCGCCAACGCCGTGTGCTCGGCGGGGACGAAATACGTATGCGCCCCGTCTGTGCGTTCCGCGGCCAAAGCGAGCATCTTCGGCCCCAACGCGGCCAGTACGCGCCGCCGCGCGGCGTCCGGTGTGGACAGATCGGTCTTGTCCATCTCGTCGAGATAGCCGCGCATCGCGTCCAGTGGTTTCGCGCCCGGCAGATGACCGCCCAGCCCGAGGACGAACCTGCCCGGATAGGCCTCCGCGAGGGTCCGTTCGGCGGCGGCCGCGGCGACGGGCTCCCGGTGGGAGAACCGCGCGATACCGGTGGCGACGGTCAGCCGGGAGGTCGCCGCCAGCAGCAGCCCTGCCTGCGTGAACGCCTCCCGTCCCAGGTACTCCCCGAACCACAGCGTGTCGAAGCCGAGTTCCTCGACCTCCGCGGCTGCCTCGCGGACTTCGCCGATTTCTTTGCCGTCGAAGGAAAACGTCCAGATTCCGACGCTCATCGGGTCACCTCCGCCAGTGCCGGGGCGAGCCGTTCCAGCTGTTCCAAAATGGACCGAAGATCGTCCCCGACGGGGTTGACGAGCACGGTGTCCGCGCCGGCGTCGACGAGTTCCTTGAGCCGCCCGGCGATCCGCTCCTCGTCGCCCCACGCGGTCAGGCCGTCCACGAGCCGGTCGCTGACCTCGGTGATGTCGGCGTCGGTGTAGCCGAGCCGCTTCCAGCCCTTGAAGTAGTGCGGGATGCCGTACTGCTTCATCAGCCCGATATCCCGTGCCACGCTCTTCCGCGCCTGCTCGCGGTCGCCGAGCAGGACCGAATGGGTGGGGATGAGCAGTTTGTCCTCGCCGAGGATTTCGCGGGAGTACGGCGTGTGCTCGAAGGGCTGGGCGTACGGGTGCGCGCCGTCCGTCAGCTCCCGCGCGAGTTCGAGCATCTTCGGCCCGACGGCGGCGAGGACGAGCGGGAACGGCACCGGCGACGGGAATTCCTCGGCCGCCGCGGACATGGCCGTGAGGTAGTCGCGGGTCTGTTCGAGCGGCCGGTAGTCCGAGCCCGCCTTCGCCGCTTGATGCGAGTGCCCGATCCCGACGCCGAGCACGAAGCGGCCAGGGAAGGCCTGCGCGAGCGTTCGTCCGCCACTGTGGGCGGTGTACGCGGGCCGTGACCAGATGTTCGCGATCCCGGTGCCGACGACCACCCGTTCGGTGGCGGCCAGCGTGAGGGCGCTGTACGCGAACAGTTCCCGGTTCCCCGGCCCTTCGCCGCCCCACACGGTGCGGTAACCCAGTTCTTCGAGCCGCTGTATCGCCCGCCGCTCCTCGTCCGGGGTCGGTGTGAACATGCCGACCGGCAGCCAGACACCCACCGGGCCCAGCCGCTCCCGGGTTTCTTCGATCAACGTCATTCTCGTCTCCCCAGCTAACATGAGGCAGCCTCCGCTTACAGTGGCCGACTATACGGAGGCTGCCTCCGATTTGTCGAGACTAGGCTCGGGAGCGCGATGGACACCGAGAAGAAGCCGCTGCGGGCGGACGCCCGGCGCAACTACGAGCGCCTCCTCGAAGAAGCGAGGCACGCCTTCGCCGCGCACGGGGTCGAGGCGTCGCTGGAAGAGATCGCGCGCCGGGCCGGTGTCGGCATCGGGACGCTCTATCGGCATTTCCCGACGCGGGAGGCCCTCGTCGAGACGGTGCTTCGCGAAGGCTTCGACACGCAGGCCGCGGCGGCCCGCGAACTCCTGGACTCCCCGGAGCCGCTGAGCGCGCTGAAGGCCTGGCTCGCCGGGATGGGTGAACAGTCGGCGCGCTACCGCGGACTGCCCGAACTGATGGTCGACGTCCTCAACGACGAGACCTCGCCGCTCTACGCGTCCTGTCACGCCATGCGGGACCAGGTGTCCCACCTGGTGGAAAGGGCGAAGGCCGCGAAGGAGCTCCGCGCGGACGTCACAGTGCCCGAAATCCTGGTGATGCTGCACGCGCTTTCCTGGGCCAGTGAACACCTTTCGGGTGACAAGGGCCTCGAACGCCTCCTCGATCTCGTTTTCGCGGGATTACGGGCGAGTTAACAATCCCCTGTCACCAGGGCTAAACTGCGGCGCAACCGGGCACAACGGCGTGACCGTCAACCGCTTCGAGGCACTTTTTCCCGCCGAGAAGCCAATCAACCCCGAGTCGCAGGCACAGACCAGATAGTGGGAGCCGTATCGTGACCAAGCCGAACAAGCCCGTCGTCCTCATCGCCGAGAAGCTCGCCCCCTCCGTGTTGAGCGTCTTCTCCGACGAGGTCGAGGTCCAGCATGTGGACGGCACGGACCGCCCCGCGCTGCTCGAGGCCGTGAAGACGGCGGACGCGCTGCTCGTGCGGTCCGCGACGAAGGTCGACGCCGAGGTCCTCGGCGCCACCACCTCGCTCAAGGTCGTCGCCCGCGCCGGCGTCGGGCTGGACAACGTCGAGGTCCCCGCCGCCACCGAACGCGGTGTCCTGGTGGTCAACGCGCCGACGTCGAACATCGTCTCCGCCGCCGAACACGCCGTCGCCCTGCTGCTCGCCGTCGCCCGCCGGGTCCCGGCCGCCGACCAGAGCCTCCAGGGTGGTGCGTGGAAGCGCAGCGCCTACTCCGGCGTCGAGATCCAGGGCAAGACCATCGGTGTGGTCGGCCTCGGCAAGATCGGCCAGCTGTTCGCGCAGCGGCTCGCCGCGTTCGACACCAAGCTCATCGCGTACGACCCCTACGTCTCGGCCGCCCGCGCCGCGCAGCTCGGCATCGAGCTGGTCACGCTGGACGAACTGCTGGAGCGCGCCGACGCGATCTCCATCCACCTGCCGAAGACCCCGGAGACCAAGGGCCTGATCGGCGCCGAGGCGCTCAAGAAGACCAAGCAGGGCGTCATCATCGTCAACGCCGCGCGCGGTGGCCTGATCGACGAGCAGGCGCTGGCGGACGCGGTCAGCTCCGGCCACGTCGGCGGCGCCGGAATCGACGTGTTCGTCACCGAGCCCACCACCGAGAGCCCGCTGTTCGGCCTGCCGAACGTCGTCGTCACCCCGCACCTCGGTGCCTCGACCGCCGAGGCGCAGGACCGCGCGGGTACCGACGTCGCGAAGTCCGTGCTGCTCGCGCTGCGCGGCGACTTCGTGCCGGACGCGGTGAACGTCGCGGGCGGCGGCACGGTCGGCGAGCACGTCCGGCCGTACCTCTCGCTCACCCAGAAGCTCGGCACCGTGCTGACCGCGCTGAACCCGAAGGCCCCGGCCTCGGTCACCGTCGTGGTCAAGGGCGAGCTGTCCACCGAGGACGTCAGCGTGCTCCCGCTCGCGGCCGAGCGCGGCGTGTTCTCCGGCGTCGTCGAGGACCAGGTCACCTTCGTGAACGCGCCGCGCGTGGCCGAAGAGCTGGGTGTCCAGGTCGATCTGGTCACCGAGACCGAAAGCCCCAAGTTCCGCAGCATGGTCACCGTGCGCGCGGTCCACACCGACGGCACCACCCTTTCGGTCTCCGGTTCGGTCACCGGCAAGGACGAGGTCGAGAAGCTGGTCGAGGTCAACGGCCGTCACTTCGACCTGCGTGCCGAAGGCAACGTGCTGCTGCTCGAGTACCCGGACCGCCCGGGCATCATGGGCCGCGTCGGCACGCTGCTCGGCGAGGCGGGGCTCAACATCGAGGCCGCGCAGATCAGCCAGACCACCGACGGCGCGGACGCGGTCATGCTGCTGCGCGTGGACCGTTCCGTCGACTCGCATCTGCTGGAGCCGATCGGCGCCACCGTCGGCGCGCACACGATTCGCGCCGTCAACTTCGGCTGACCTGCGAAGCGCGTGAAGGCCCCCTTCCCTCGGCTCAGCCGAGGGAAGGGGGCCTTCACGCGCCTTTCGCAATTAGTCGACTAAATGCGAACGTGGTGTGTGCAGGGTTCGCGGGATCGCAGAGCAAGATTCAATAACGGTGAAAAATGCCTACTGAAGTCGGGCTGGTCCCCGGATAGGTTCTTCCGGCGAGGCCGAACCATCGCGTCGTCAAGGGCACGGCGCGGCGCCGGGGCTCACCGTCGGGGGTGTGTTCGAGCGGCAGGCAGGTTCCGAGTCCAGGCCTCGAGTGAGGGCACGTACTCATGAACAGATCCCGCGTACCCCGATGGGCGATCCGCTCGTCGGCCGCGGTCTTCGCCGCGTTGCTCGTGACGTCCGTGACCGGGGCGTCCGCTGCCGCGCAGGATGTCCCTCTCGCGGACGGCGTCACGCCGGCGAAGATCGACCGTAACGGATTCCAGGGGAAGGTCGAGCCGAAGCTCAAGGCCGCCCAAGGCAAGATCACCGCCTTCGTCGAGCTGGCCAAGCAGCCCGCCGTCGACGCCTTCAACGCCGAGCAGAACAAGGGCGCCGGCAAGGAGAAGGCCAAGAAGGCCGCGAAAGACGCCAAGGCCGACGCCGCCGCGACGGTGAACTCCGTCGTCGGGCAGCTCAAGGCCGCCGACGCCGGCACCCAGCTGGTCACGCAGACCGCCAACGCGGTCGCCGGCGCGGTCGTCACGGCCGACGCGGCGAAGATCCGCGAGCTGGCGAAGCGGCCGGACGTCGTTTCGGTCAAGAAGGTCGTGCCGAAGACCCGCACCAACTCCAGCGCGGTCCAGCTGACCAACACGCTCGCCTCCTGGCAGCAGACCGGCCGCTACGGCGACGGCATCCGCGTCGGCGTGATCGACGACGGCATCGACTACACCCACGCCACCTTCGGCGGTCCGGGCACGGCCGAGGCGTACAAGGCGATCAACCGCGACCAGGCCACCCCCGCCTTCCCGACCGACAAGGTCGTCGGCGGTATCGACCTGGTCGGCGACGCCTACGACTCGGGCAGCGACGACCCGGCCCTCAACACCCCGAAGCCGGACCCCAACCCGATCTCCTGCGGCCACCACGGCACGCACGTCGCGGGCACGGTCGCCGGATTCGGTGTGGACGAAGCGGGCAAAACCTTCACCGGTGACTACAAGAAGCTGAACAAGAAGAAGATCGAAGCGATGCAGATCGGCCCGGGCACCGCGCCCAAGGCCCTGCTGTACGCGATCAAGGTCTTCGGCTGCGACGGCTCGACCAACGTCACCTCGCAGGCGCTCGACTGGTCGCTCGACCCGGACGGCGACGGCGACTTCACCGACCACCTCGACGTGGTCAACCTTTCGCTGGGCGGCGACTTCGCCACGCCGGACGACCCGGACTCGCTGTTCGTGCGCAAGATCGCCGCGAACAACGTCGTCCCGGTGTTCTCCGCGGGCAACGGCGGCGACCTCAACGACGTCGGCGGCGCGCCGGGCAACACGCCCGAGGCGCTGACCGTCGCCAGCAGCCGTGACGCGTCCGTCCTGCGCGACGCCGTCGAAGCGGTCGCTCCCGACGGCGTGAAGGGCGCGAAGACCGGCCAGTTCAGCCAGAACTACGCGACCTACGACACGCTCGACGTCACCGCGCCGGTGGTCACGCTGTCGGCCGACAACGCCGCCGGCTGCAAGCCGTACTCCGAAGCCGACAAGGCCAAGGCCGCGGGCAAGATCGTGTTCCTCGAATGGGACGACAACGACGCGACCCGCGCCTGCGGTTCGGGCGCCCGTTCGAACAACGCGCAGGCGGCCGGTGCCAAGGGCGCGCTGTTCTCGTCCACGCTGGAGCACTTCTCGGCCGGGATCGCGGGCAACGCGGCCTTGCCGACGTTCCAGCTGACCGGCAGCGCGACCGCCTCGATCCGTCCCGCGGTGACCGCGGGAACGCTGCAGGTCCGCATGACCGGCAAGGGCCGCGTGTCCGTGCCGACCACCGATCAGTCCATTGTGGACACCCCGAGCTCGTTCACCTCGCGTGGCGGGCGCGGCCCGGCCGTCAAGCCGGACGTCGCGGCGCCCGGTGACTCGATCGCGTCCGCGCTGAGCGGGAGCGGCGCCGGTCGCCTGGTCATCTCCGGGACGTCGATGGCGGCTCCGCACACCTCGGGTATCACCGCCCTGATCCGTCAGGCGCACCCCGACTGGTCGGTCGAAGAGGTCAAGGCCTCGGTCATCAACACCGCCGGCCACGACATCCGTGACGCGTCGGGCCGCACCTACGGGCCGCAGCGCGTCGGCAGCGGCCGGATCGACGCGAAGGCCGCGCTGGACAACCAGGTCCTGGCCTACGTCGTCGACAACCCCGGCTTCGTTTCGGTCAACTTCGGTGTCGTCGAAGCGGGCGGCCCGGTCACCCTGACCAAGACGGTCAAGGTGGTCAACAAGGGCATCAAGCCGGTCGAGTACTCGGTGGGCTACGAAGCCGTGAACGCGCTTCCCGGTGTCGAGTACACAGTGGACAAGCCGACGGTGAAGCTGAGCCCGCGCGGTGTCGCGCTGGTGAAGGTGACCCTGAAGATCGCCGACCCCAAGGCGCTCCGCAAGGTCATGGACCCGACCATGGCGGCGACGCAGGTCGGTCTCGCCAGGCAGTTCGTGGCGGACGCCTCCGGCCGGATCGCGTTCACCCCGAAGAGCGGCACGACCGTTCCGCTGCGGCTTTCGGTGTACTCCGCGCCGAAGCCCGTCTCGTCCATCAACACCCCGGGCAACGTCAACTTCGGCGCCGGCCAGAACCAGGCCGTGCTGAACCTGACCGGCAAGGGCGTGGACCAGGGCACCGGTTCGCAGCGGTACCGCTCGCTGATCAGCGTGCTCGAACTGCAGGCGGAATCCCCGCAGCTGCCCGAGTGCGACGGCGACGTCACCACCGACTGCACCCTGAACCAGACCGCCAAGGGCGCCGACCTGCGCTACATCGGCGCCGCGTCGACGGCTCCGCTGGCCAAGGCGCAGGGTGAGCCGGAGAACGCGTTGCTGGCCTTCGGTCTCACCACCTGGAGCGACCTGGCCAACCTGGGCAGCAACACCTCGCCGTTCGTGGACATCGACACCACGGGCGACGGGAAGCCGGACTTCGAGACCTATGTGACCAAGGTGACGTCGACCGACGTCCTCGTGGCGGTCACCGTGGCGCTGAAGCCGGGCTTCCCGCAGGTGGACATCCAGCCGATCAACGGTCAGCTCGGCGACGTCGACACGAACGTGTACGACACCAACGCCGTCGTGCTGCCGGTGAGCATCGCCGCGCTGGGCATCGACCCGAACGCCGCGTCGCACAAGATCAGCTACACCGTCGGAACCTCCGGGTTCTACGCGGCGCCGGGTGCGGACTCGTCGACGATCGACTACGTCGGCACGCCGCTTTCGTTCGACGCCTTGGCTCCCGCGTACACCGTCCAGGGCGGCGGCGACTCCGCGCTGGGCTACGTCGCGAAGCCGGGCACGGCGCTGGTGGTCAACCGCAACGCGGCCGCGCAGGACACCGTGCTGGGCCTGCTGGCGATCGAGCACCACAACGCCTCGGGCAACCGGGCGAACGTGGTGAAGATCCAGGCGAACGCCGGTGGGGGCGACACGGGTGTCGACCGGCCGGGCAACGGCGGTCGGCACACCGGGCGTCAGCCGATCGGTGTGGGCTGACGCGGTAGTGCGGTAGTCGGCGTTCGATGAGGTGAGGGACGCCCTGGCGGCATGCTTTCCGCCAGGGCGTCCCTTCTTGTTTTCACTCTTTCGGCTGTCTCGCTCTGTGGGAGATTCCGGCATAAGGGTGGTGCGGCTACGGCTACCGGGCTACGGCCGGTAACCTTCCGCTGCTGGCGTTTTCTTGCGGATGGGCCATCCGGACTGCCGGTGGCCTGGTCTACGGAGGTGTGTGGATGCGGCTCGCGGTGATCCCAGGAGACGGGATCGGGCCCGAAGTGGTCTCCGAGGCGCTCAAGGTGCTCGGTGAGGTCGTACCGACGGCGGAGATCACGAACTACGACCTCGGCGCCGCCCGGTGGCACTCCACCGGTGAGCTGCTTCCGGAGTCGGTACTCGGTGAACTCCGTCAGCACGACGCGATCCTGCTGGGCGCGGTGGGCGACCCGACGGTGCCGAGCGGCATTCTGGAGCGCGGGCTGTTGCTGCGCCTCCGGTTCGAGCTCGACCACCACGTGAACCTGCGTCCCGCCCGGTTGTACCCGGGGGTGCGCGGACCGCTCGCCGAGGCGGGCGAGATCGACATGGTCGTCGTGCGTGAAGGCACCGAAGGCCCGTACGCGGGCAACGGCGGCCTGCTGCGCAAGGACACCGAGAACGAGATCGCGACGGAGGTCAGCGTCAACACGGCGTTCGGCGTCCGGCGTGTGGTGACCGACGCGTTCAACCGGGCCGAGGCGCGGCCCCGCAAGCACCTGACGCTCCTGCACAAGACGAACGTGCTGGAGTACGCGGGTTCGCTGTGGTCGCGGATCGTCGAAGAGGTCTCGCTGGAGCACCCGGAGGTGACCGTCGCGTACTCCCATGTGGACGCCGCGACCATCCACCTGGTGACCGACCCGTCCCGCTTCGACGTCGTGGTGACGGACAACCTGTTCGGCGACATCATCACCGACCTGGCGGCGGCCGTGACCGGCGGTATCGGGCTGGCGGCGAGCGGGAACCTCGACATCACCCGGCGGAACCCGAGCATGTTCGAGCCGGTGCACGGCAGCGCGCCGGACATCGCGGGCCAGGGTCTCGCCGACCCGACCGCCGCGGTGCTGTCGGTGTCGCTGCTGCTGGACCACTTGGGGCAGAAGGAAGCGGCGCGGCGGATCGAGGCCTCGGTGGCCTTCGACCTCGCGACCCGCGACCAGGCGTCGCCCGGCGCGACGCACGCGATCGGTGACCGGCTGGCGGCCCTGGTGTCGTCGAACGTGCGCCCGGTCACTCAGTAGTTTTCTTTGGGCTGAAGGGGCCCTTCACCGCATCTCATGCGGTGAAGGGCCCCTTTGTCGCATCGGATGAGGGGAAAGTCCCCTTCGCCCGCTCCCAGCACTTGGGAAGTTTCGCCCGGCTTGTGGACGCCCGCCGGGGCGTGTGCCATGATGCGTCCGTGACCTCCTGCACCATCATTATCGCCGAGCGCGCCGGATAACAGCTCCACAAGAGCCCCCGGCGCGCAACCTCTCGCACCCATGCGGGAGGTTTTTTTGTTGCCTGAACACGTTTTGCCCCACCACGAGGAGATTCCCGTGACCCGCAAGGAGCCCGCCGATACACCGCTCGGCGACGCTTTCCACCTTTACGACACGACGTTGCGCGACGGCGCGCAGCGCGAGGGGATCTCCTACTCCGTCACGGACAAGCTGGCGGTGGCGAGGCTGCTCGACGATCTCGGGGTCGGGTTCATCGAAGGCGGATGGCCGGGCGCGCTGCCCAAGGACACGGAATTCTTCGCCCGTGCGGCTTCGGGCGAACTGAAACTGCGCCACGCCGCGCTCGTCGCGTTCGGCGCGACGCGGAAGGCGGGGGCGAAAGCCGAGCAGGACCAGCAGGTGCGGGCGCTGCTCGATTCCCAGGCACCGGTGGTCACGCTCGTGGCCAAATCGGATCTGCGTCACATCGAACGCGCGCTGCGGGTGGATGTCGACGAGGCGTGCGAGATGGTGCGGGACACAGTCGCGTTCCTCGTCGGCGAAGGACGTCGTATCTTCCTTGACGCGGAACACTTTTTCGACGGCTACGCGTTCTCCCCGGACACCGCGCTGAGGGTGCTCGACGCGGGAGTGAACGCGGGCGCCGACGTCGCCGTGCTGTGCGACACCAACGGCGGCCAGTTGCCGCTCGGCCTCGCGGAAACCGTCCGCGAGGTCAAGGAAAGGACCGGATTCCGGCTCGGAATCCATTGCCAGGACGACACTTCCTGCGCGGTGGCGAATTCCGTCGCCGCCGTGCAGGCCGGCGTGACGCACGTCCAGTGCACCGCCAATGGTTACGGCGAACGGGCGGGTAACGCCGATCTGTTCGCCGTGACGGGAAATCTGGTGACCAAGCTCGGTATGGAGGTGCTCCCGACCGGAGGCGCCGCCGAGCTCACCCGGGTCTCCCATGCCCTTGCCGAAATCGCGAACATCGCCCCCTACACCCACCAGGCTTACGTAGGGGCGTCGGCCTTCGCCCACAAGGCGGGACTGCACGCGAGCGCGATCAAGGTGGATCCGTTGCTGTACAACCACATCGATCCAGCTTCGGTCGGCAATGACATGCGGGTACTGGTCACCGAGATGGCCGGCAGGGCCAGCCTGGAGCTCAAGGGACGTGAGCTCGGGGTCGACCTTGCCGGCCAGCCCGAGGCGCTGACGAGCGCCGTCCGGAAGGTGAAGCGGCTCGAATCCGAGGGCTGGTCCTTCGAGGCCGCGGACGCTTCACTCGAACTGCTGCTGCGGCGGGAGGTCGACGGCCCGCAGAGCGACGTCCTCGACGAACCGCCGTTCGAACTCGAGTCGTACCGGGTCGTGCTGGACCACCGGTCCGACGGTGAGGTCGTGTCCGAGGCGACGGTGAAGGTGCACGTCGCCGGGCAACGCGTGATCGCGACCGCCGAGGGCAACGGCCCCGTGCACGCGCTCGACGCCGCCCTGCGCGAGGCGCTCACCCCGCATCTGTCCTGGTTGGACAGTGTGGAGCTGGCCGACTACAAGGTGCGGATCCTCCCCGGCCACCCGGGCACCGACGCCGTCACCCGTGTCCTCGTCGAGACCAGCGACGGCGAACGGGAATGGACCACCGTCGGCGTGCACGGCAACATCGTCGAAGCGAGCTGGCTCGCGTTGTGCGACGCGCTCGTGCACAAGTCCCTCAGGGAAGGCCCGGCGTGAGGAGTCGTACAGTGGGGGAGTGCGTCTAGCCCGAATTGCTCATCCCGGTGGTGTCGCGTTCGCTTCGATCGAAGGGGACGGCGACGACGCCCAGGTACTGGAAATCGCCGAGCACCCCTTCGGCA is from Amycolatopsis lurida and encodes:
- a CDS encoding TIGR03620 family F420-dependent LLM class oxidoreductase, with translation MSVGIWTFSFDGKEIGEVREAAAEVEELGFDTLWFGEYLGREAFTQAGLLLAATSRLTVATGIARFSHREPVAAAAAERTLAEAYPGRFVLGLGGHLPGAKPLDAMRGYLDEMDKTDLSTPDAARRRVLAALGPKMLALAAERTDGAHTYFVPAEHTALAREAMGPSAFLAVEQAVVLGTDREIARRHVSTYLDLAAHHRANLRRFGFTEEDYDSDRLVDALVAVGEDAISARVQAHLDAGADHVCLQVLTGDDRIPLAEWRVLSGVGGSVRERDVTG
- the serA gene encoding phosphoglycerate dehydrogenase; translation: MTKPNKPVVLIAEKLAPSVLSVFSDEVEVQHVDGTDRPALLEAVKTADALLVRSATKVDAEVLGATTSLKVVARAGVGLDNVEVPAATERGVLVVNAPTSNIVSAAEHAVALLLAVARRVPAADQSLQGGAWKRSAYSGVEIQGKTIGVVGLGKIGQLFAQRLAAFDTKLIAYDPYVSAARAAQLGIELVTLDELLERADAISIHLPKTPETKGLIGAEALKKTKQGVIIVNAARGGLIDEQALADAVSSGHVGGAGIDVFVTEPTTESPLFGLPNVVVTPHLGASTAEAQDRAGTDVAKSVLLALRGDFVPDAVNVAGGGTVGEHVRPYLSLTQKLGTVLTALNPKAPASVTVVVKGELSTEDVSVLPLAAERGVFSGVVEDQVTFVNAPRVAEELGVQVDLVTETESPKFRSMVTVRAVHTDGTTLSVSGSVTGKDEVEKLVEVNGRHFDLRAEGNVLLLEYPDRPGIMGRVGTLLGEAGLNIEAAQISQTTDGADAVMLLRVDRSVDSHLLEPIGATVGAHTIRAVNFG
- a CDS encoding 3-isopropylmalate dehydrogenase — translated: MRLAVIPGDGIGPEVVSEALKVLGEVVPTAEITNYDLGAARWHSTGELLPESVLGELRQHDAILLGAVGDPTVPSGILERGLLLRLRFELDHHVNLRPARLYPGVRGPLAEAGEIDMVVVREGTEGPYAGNGGLLRKDTENEIATEVSVNTAFGVRRVVTDAFNRAEARPRKHLTLLHKTNVLEYAGSLWSRIVEEVSLEHPEVTVAYSHVDAATIHLVTDPSRFDVVVTDNLFGDIITDLAAAVTGGIGLAASGNLDITRRNPSMFEPVHGSAPDIAGQGLADPTAAVLSVSLLLDHLGQKEAARRIEASVAFDLATRDQASPGATHAIGDRLAALVSSNVRPVTQ
- a CDS encoding TetR/AcrR family transcriptional regulator, producing MDTEKKPLRADARRNYERLLEEARHAFAAHGVEASLEEIARRAGVGIGTLYRHFPTREALVETVLREGFDTQAAAARELLDSPEPLSALKAWLAGMGEQSARYRGLPELMVDVLNDETSPLYASCHAMRDQVSHLVERAKAAKELRADVTVPEILVMLHALSWASEHLSGDKGLERLLDLVFAGLRAS
- a CDS encoding S8 family peptidase codes for the protein MNRSRVPRWAIRSSAAVFAALLVTSVTGASAAAQDVPLADGVTPAKIDRNGFQGKVEPKLKAAQGKITAFVELAKQPAVDAFNAEQNKGAGKEKAKKAAKDAKADAAATVNSVVGQLKAADAGTQLVTQTANAVAGAVVTADAAKIRELAKRPDVVSVKKVVPKTRTNSSAVQLTNTLASWQQTGRYGDGIRVGVIDDGIDYTHATFGGPGTAEAYKAINRDQATPAFPTDKVVGGIDLVGDAYDSGSDDPALNTPKPDPNPISCGHHGTHVAGTVAGFGVDEAGKTFTGDYKKLNKKKIEAMQIGPGTAPKALLYAIKVFGCDGSTNVTSQALDWSLDPDGDGDFTDHLDVVNLSLGGDFATPDDPDSLFVRKIAANNVVPVFSAGNGGDLNDVGGAPGNTPEALTVASSRDASVLRDAVEAVAPDGVKGAKTGQFSQNYATYDTLDVTAPVVTLSADNAAGCKPYSEADKAKAAGKIVFLEWDDNDATRACGSGARSNNAQAAGAKGALFSSTLEHFSAGIAGNAALPTFQLTGSATASIRPAVTAGTLQVRMTGKGRVSVPTTDQSIVDTPSSFTSRGGRGPAVKPDVAAPGDSIASALSGSGAGRLVISGTSMAAPHTSGITALIRQAHPDWSVEEVKASVINTAGHDIRDASGRTYGPQRVGSGRIDAKAALDNQVLAYVVDNPGFVSVNFGVVEAGGPVTLTKTVKVVNKGIKPVEYSVGYEAVNALPGVEYTVDKPTVKLSPRGVALVKVTLKIADPKALRKVMDPTMAATQVGLARQFVADASGRIAFTPKSGTTVPLRLSVYSAPKPVSSINTPGNVNFGAGQNQAVLNLTGKGVDQGTGSQRYRSLISVLELQAESPQLPECDGDVTTDCTLNQTAKGADLRYIGAASTAPLAKAQGEPENALLAFGLTTWSDLANLGSNTSPFVDIDTTGDGKPDFETYVTKVTSTDVLVAVTVALKPGFPQVDIQPINGQLGDVDTNVYDTNAVVLPVSIAALGIDPNAASHKISYTVGTSGFYAAPGADSSTIDYVGTPLSFDALAPAYTVQGGGDSALGYVAKPGTALVVNRNAAAQDTVLGLLAIEHHNASGNRANVVKIQANAGGGDTGVDRPGNGGRHTGRQPIGVG
- a CDS encoding TIGR03620 family F420-dependent LLM class oxidoreductase, translated to MTLIEETRERLGPVGVWLPVGMFTPTPDEERRAIQRLEELGYRTVWGGEGPGNRELFAYSALTLAATERVVVGTGIANIWSRPAYTAHSGGRTLAQAFPGRFVLGVGIGHSHQAAKAGSDYRPLEQTRDYLTAMSAAAEEFPSPVPFPLVLAAVGPKMLELARELTDGAHPYAQPFEHTPYSREILGEDKLLIPTHSVLLGDREQARKSVARDIGLMKQYGIPHYFKGWKRLGYTDADITEVSDRLVDGLTAWGDEERIAGRLKELVDAGADTVLVNPVGDDLRSILEQLERLAPALAEVTR
- the cimA gene encoding citramalate synthase encodes the protein MTRKEPADTPLGDAFHLYDTTLRDGAQREGISYSVTDKLAVARLLDDLGVGFIEGGWPGALPKDTEFFARAASGELKLRHAALVAFGATRKAGAKAEQDQQVRALLDSQAPVVTLVAKSDLRHIERALRVDVDEACEMVRDTVAFLVGEGRRIFLDAEHFFDGYAFSPDTALRVLDAGVNAGADVAVLCDTNGGQLPLGLAETVREVKERTGFRLGIHCQDDTSCAVANSVAAVQAGVTHVQCTANGYGERAGNADLFAVTGNLVTKLGMEVLPTGGAAELTRVSHALAEIANIAPYTHQAYVGASAFAHKAGLHASAIKVDPLLYNHIDPASVGNDMRVLVTEMAGRASLELKGRELGVDLAGQPEALTSAVRKVKRLESEGWSFEAADASLELLLRREVDGPQSDVLDEPPFELESYRVVLDHRSDGEVVSEATVKVHVAGQRVIATAEGNGPVHALDAALREALTPHLSWLDSVELADYKVRILPGHPGTDAVTRVLVETSDGEREWTTVGVHGNIVEASWLALCDALVHKSLREGPA